One Vespula vulgaris chromosome 7, iyVesVulg1.1, whole genome shotgun sequence genomic window, taGTTATAAGTTTTAATGATTCGATAAATGATCAAAATCATTCtgatatcaataatattaatatttcagttGAGTTACGTATAATTTGAGACACCAGATTGATAAATCACGTGATATAAATTGGCGGTTTGATATTCGATCTACCAATAGAATACGAATGATttgtaagaataagaaagaaaaattaaagaaaaaaattaaaaatatatattaatgatttttaaatatttagttGATTGCACCTTAATGATTTTCAGAAATATCAgggaaaaaatttaaataatttttaattttatagtaGATTTAAAAACGCCGCTGTCCGCCATGTTTAAAATGTCGTTTACAGGCAAGTTGAGTACAGtttgttaatagaaataaaaagtgtcTCCTCTTATTCCGGTCAATCACtgatcgtttatatttttcatgttgGTGTATTTAATGCTGTATTGgttgttgaaaataaaattgaatttaccGAAGAATTAAAACACAAAAATGAGGAATCTGTGGTATTATTGTTTGTATTTGAAGTTGGATCGGTATACGATGACATGAACGTACCTTGtttttacgaaaaagagaTGTTCTGGTCTTTTTTATGGCATATTGTCAATACGagaatataattcttttcttaaagTTAATTTATCCGAAAGATTTACGATTTGAAGAAATTGCaatgttaaatttttactTACTGCTTGAATATTTTATGCAAGAATATATGATCCGTtttatataaaggaaaatgaaatttgtagTTTTGTAGAAACatggaatataaatatactctggaagatatcttttataatatataaatataatcggaAAAACTTTCTAGGtagattattattcatataattataatatcttaatCTATTTAATGTATACATGGTGAATATTCGTATATGGATAATCCATTTTTTCAGTAGAAATAATGTCTACAAAGaatcataatttaaaagtttgTTGTTTCTGTGGTCTTACAGAAGACAATGAATTAGAATTTGGTAAATTTCATGAATATCGTGGTATTGTTACACATTATTACTGTTTGGTAAgtacttaaatataaatgaattttatttttaactataCTTTATTTCTGTGTTAGCATTGATagaaactatataaatattcattaccTTTTAGTTATTATCTTCTAATATGGAACAGAAAGGTAATGATAATGAAGGTATTTTAGGATTTTTAGTAGAAGATATACGAAAAGAATTGCGTAGAGGAAAAAGATTGGTAAGATGATGATTAAGATAGgtttatttcattgtaatctattttattttatattattctattttccataaagatttatattcatattttggatttatattttaagatatGTTTTTTCTGCAAAAAAAATGGTGCCACATTAGGATGTTGCAATACTAAGTGTAAACGGATATTTCATTATCCTTGTGGCTTAAGAGCTGGAACTCTTCATCAATTTTTTGGTGAATTTAGGTAATTGTCAATAGTTAAACGTGTTTAAAAAAGTCTTAGCCTTTTGGCtcatataaattcatatatttttagattaataATCAAGATAttcattgtatttattattgattatttgataatgattatagaatagaaataaagtcATAAAAATTTTAGGTCATATTGTATAAAACATAGGCCCAAACAAAAATTTgacgaatacaaaaaaaatgtagtTAAGGAGAATACAGAtacattatgttatatatgttatgATAATGTTAATCCAAAAAATTTTATCGGGACATTATGGGCACCTTGCTGTAAAAAGGATGCTTGGTTTCATAGAAAGTGTGTTCaggtaaattaattatttattaacttgtaattatttaatatatacaataataattaatatttaataattaaaaatatcaataaatataaatgttttgtatcgataactttttcttttttgtagcAATTAGCTATGAATGCTGGTTATTTCTTTAAGTGTCcactatgtaataataaaaaagaattccaAAAAGCAATGTTACAACATGGTATTTTCATCCCAAGTCAGTAAGTAATATATCTACAAGCATATATAGGAAGATTAATACTGAAatgcaatatttaatttataacaaatatttatttatccaatattatatgtttctttacttCATAGGGATGCATCTTGGGAACTTGAACCAAATGCATTTCAAGAACTTTTATATAGACATGACCGCTGTGATGCTATAACATGTTTATGTCCAAAAGGCAGGAATTATACAAGCATGAATGCGTGAGTAGTAGATTTAATTTAgtaatagaattatatttctgtaaggcaataatattattacttttacttaGAATTATGttgtataatattgtatactagaataatatatgttattttacTAGAAAATGGGAATTAGCTTTATGTCGGACATGTGGTTCCCAAGGGATTCATATGGCATGTGGACAATTAAAATGGGCCAATCCTGTGTGGAGTTGTGATGAGTGTATATCCATATTAGGTggtataattattgttattattgatttcatttcttttaaattcttaggaaaaattcattagaatatatattaattataatagaatagaatagaatagaattagaatagaatgtatattaatttattcttattttactttacaGATAAAGTACAGCAGTCTGCAAAGAATGTACCAGAAACAATAAAGTATGTATGCTTTACcattatcaaatttaaaagatttataatgatattatttgttttgtcTTTTAATGTAATCTGTAGTtcttataatttgtttttttcagtATTACCTATCGTGACATAGATACAGATACCAGTGATTCAGAAATTTCTGTGGGTGGTACACAAGATAAAGATAACCTTTCTATGTTATCATATTCACATGCATGTCCTGCACCTCAATCTTTTAAGCTAAcatcaaatgaaatttcaacaaagtatgtatatatatatgtatatatttatacaaatttacaCACTCATGTTCTTACAGATTTTtagtatttgatttttaatgatgacacactttttttttatgtattatagtaCTGCATGTGAAAATAACTGTAGCAGTTCTAGTCAAAACGTGTCTGCAACATCATCAGTAAATTTTCAAGGAAGAAGTACTAATGTTGTTGCTTTGTCATTAtctgaagataaaaatatatcacaaatagatcaagaagaaaatctatcacaaacagaaaaaagtgtattacaaaaaaataaaacaagcgGTATATTGCAAACAGATCAGGAAAAAAGTGTATTgcaaaaagatcaaaaaaacattatattgCAAACAGATCAAGAAAAAAGTGTGTTACAAactgatgaaaaaaaaaatgtattaaaaacagatcaagaaaaaagtatattagaaatagttcaagaaaaaaatgtgttaCAAAAAAATCAAGGAAAAAGTGCATTAGAATCaagtcaagaaaaaaatatattacaaacaaCTAAAGATAAAAACTTTCAAAGTATGCAAGTATCGATTTCAAGTAGCAAGGTTGATTTGATCTTGATCGATAGTGATGAAGATGACATTGAAGTGAGTAATTCAaccaattaatttattaatattattaaattataggAGACTAACCATATATTCATATTGTATAGATCATTAGTACTTCAAAAAGATTAAACATTGAAGATCTTACTAGCTATGATacaaaaactaaaataaataatttggatcaatccaaaaatatttcatttattcaatCAGAGATGactgaaaagagaaataatgaaattaaagaggaaaaaaaattttcaggTAATTTAAAAGcaacaaaaagaatatgaaactgtaactatagataatataaaaaataatatatttccagGAAATGAAAACCATAGGAATTTTGATAATTCACCTGTTATGAATATCAAGATTAGTAATGTAACATCTGTATCGCCTGAAGTTTTTGAAAATGTACCTGATCTGAAAAGTTCAGgtaatcataaattattagaagTAAATTCTAGTCCTTCAATGAACTTTAGTAATACCGAAGAATTTCAAACTAAAAATACAAGACTATCATCTTCGAAATGTCACTGTAATGAAGTTGGAATAAACTCAAAAAGAAAGCACGaaacaaatatatgtgtaattgGAACTCATACGAATGGAATAAAGACTGTGGTGATAGATAAATCTAAAAAAGTGAAAGTAAATgatttagaagaaaatatgaaagctTCATGTAGCGCTATTTCCTATAATGAAGCTAAACTGCAAAATGAAAATCCaattaatgtaaaattgtCGCAAAAAAGTATGGAAGATAGAAGCACCTATATGAATCAACAAATTTTTGAGTcaagtaattataaaaagaataaaatttctcatAAAAGCAATActacaaatatatttccttCAAAGCTGCAATTAACAAATCATAACATAACAGAAAACCAAATTAACAATACTTCATCATTGATTTCTGATCAATCTACTAGTGCAGATGTAATTGTTACTCATGTTCAGAATAGTAATACATACCAATCATTGAACACAGAACAAAATTTTACTAATACTAAAATGATGTCATCTCAAAATTCTGATGGTTTGGGAATTAAAGATGAAATACGATCCATTTTGAGACAGGTGagtatttaatgtaatatatttttattatatcattctaTAACAATCATATAATCatagaaagttaaaaataataaataaagttataaataatatgtattctatatttgtttgtttaccCGCACTAAACAAATTATTGTTATCTTAGCTGTAATTTTGTGCTTTATGTAaatgcaaatattatatttcgtttatgcaaatattatatttgataaatgcTAACAATCGATTAACGTAATGGAAAATATGATGAGAAATATTATGGTGCGGGGagtaaattttatcaaattgatTTCCCCGTACCTCCTCTCCAGTGTATGTCTTGGGATTCTAACAGTGCGACGGGAATGCAGGCACCAGTTTTGCTAGTGAATCAACAGACGACCATGCCAGAACAAAAGATGATCGGATTCATCCAAAAGGAGCAtcagttaaaagaaaatggacaAAATTATTACAGCCTTCAGACTTCAGAGGAAATGGCTGTGATGAACAGTAAGTTATAAGATAACAAATGATTCATAAATAcggaatttattatttaagtgacaattattacttttacagTATCCCATCAAATGCGTGCAGTGTGTTCTCCGAAATTGCAAGTAACCCTAACGCCTGTGATAGACCTAGACTGATACCAGAATCAGTACAATTACAAGATCTTAAATTTAAAGTTTGTGATTCTAATAATGTACAGGTATATAATAatctctaaaatataaaattagctAAAGTGTAAGACATATTTCTATAAAGATTTTTGCagtgattatttattttttatttctattagatgattttatatgatacgttttctgtaaatattaaaatggatACTGCCACAAAGAATCATGTAAAAGATTCTTCCACGTCCACAGGAATATCAAGCATGAGAAATACATTATTGGAAATGAACGACGAATCAACAGTTGCTACTTGCAGCCGCACTTCAAATCCGTATAATCctcatttaattaatgataaagataAGCATACTTCCGATACAATTGTAAGTAAAAACGTTATTAACCAACGTgataatgtaaaagaaaattttaatccaATTATGCAAACATTTTTTGccaatatatcaaataatttcagTATAGTAAACGCATTCGACGATAAATGTCAATCGATGACAAGATAAAATCGCATGGAAAATGATATTTTggtatttgaatttttctccACGCGAAATTGACATATACAGCGTATTTtgcgatatataaaaaatgcgatgataaaaatgagatGATGACTCCAAAGGTGAAACTTCGTTCCCTTTGGAATGTTACTATCAATGATGATTTGGGATGATGTGTGTATAGCAAgtggtataattaaaaaggaaactaCTTAATTTCTGATATTGACTTCcaattgaatattatatgtGCGAATATTCATACATTAATACTTCTATACACAAAAATATTGATagtaatttaattctaataacaATATACATCATGTACTCACGAAGTTCTTTAGTAGCGATCATATTGTTGATTATTATGGACATTccaattattacaatattataaaactggGCGTTAGATTTGCCCAATACTAATGACTTATTCAGTGTATTTAAGGAATATCCTAAAAGAcgtattgataaaaatatacgcAATATGATATATCTCGTGTTTGGTGTAGTATTCTTCTTATAAAGCTATAAGGATGATTATGAATAAAGGTatgtatcaaaataaaaaagaatgaatctGAGTTAACATTAGATGTAATTGAAATgcaaaatcttaaaaaaaaattaaaacaaacttattttccaaatatatattataacaactTTTATCGTAGATATGAgcatatttatcattaaaaaactaatattattaaaattgcaagataaattgaaataaaattgagatAAGAACGTAATaatgtgaaaaaaattatatcattatcgaACTGTAGATGcattataaaagaatagataaaatatatggtatttaaataaaaagtacaaaattttttaataagtcGATGTTATATCATTGTCAAAATATGTATGGAAACTTAGATATTGTGCCACAAATTTTCGAATATGCTAACCATcacgaattaaataaaattatattttatttattgatgttatatatatatatatatatatatatatatatatatatatatataatgtctgacttgttctattttttaattctacgaAATTTATCTTCTCTACGAATTTGTATTTGTTCTCAGACACAACGTTTGTTCTAAACTCGTAGGTGTTGATAAAATCGATGGTAATCCCTTGTGAGGAGTCTGGATTTAAAGTGAAAGATTTCTCGAATAAGATACGTCGAGTTCATGAAGAAAAAGCTGTAATCGTTAGTATTGCTGCGGCTGCGTCTCAAGGATAAACTTACTTGCGATAAATAACGTTAAGTTTAGGCTGTACGTACGTTGACGACAAACGGTGGGGAGACTCTATAAAGCCAGAATTGCGAATGATCCTCTTCTCAGTCGCGGATGTTCCCCGATGGAGTGGAGTGTTCAGAAAATTACGTGCTTTCTATTGATCTTTGCTATCCTGGGATGCTTCTTAGTTGGAGCTAAAAGAGACTTTGACTATACTGATTTTGGTATTGTTACAACTTAAATTAATTGATAGTAGacttaaacaaaattatacgtTATCGTAAacataatagtaaaaaaacataatagtcaaaaaaaaaaaataataagagaaattgtttctttcattttatgtaaaattatatatttagtttCATTGTATGGTAAGCCCACCCCgttacgcatacatatatatatatacatatacatatatatatatatatatatatatatatatatatttgataaaatgatatagtgactaaattatgaattataatttacTAAATTATGATATAGGAAAAAATCCTGTCTTCCTCtccttaaaatattaatatgtttattGCAGTACTGGTATTTagttatttacataaaaattaataatcggcAAATcatattccaaaaaatataaaattttataatatcttatttatgtatttataaaatacacgaATAAACTGTATTTATGGGCATTTATTAATGTTGTTATATTATTGATCTGTTATATTGCTTGTAAATGGATAATTTCTTTCAGATCTCAAATTGAATGCTCTTTTTAAAGTTatcaaatacatacataaacgaCCGCAACAGATGACGATTGGTACTATTTATGCGATTACTTTAACAGAAGGTGAGagtatttctatatacataaaaagcAACTTAtgttaatcgttaataatatttaacatatataaaaatattcaatataaatatatatgtatatatatatgtatatttttcggAATAGTCTTTTTAGTAAAAACACTATTGCATGAAAATACTTGTTATCTTGACAAAACGTATCTCCATGATTTGAGAAAATTATTGGAATTTTCTTACACAACGCggaaaattttaacaaatgcaATTATTCCGATAAATGAAGAGATGAAAATGTGTAAGTATTCAATTACTTTATGTTCGTACATtatgtttgtatttatatatcaatatatcttACACGTTGATCTATACTTGctgaaaatattgattattagtaaaaaaagtattgaaCGATCCAAAATTTTGGATGCGAGAAATATCTTGGAAAAATCAAACTTTGGGTGCGGCACTGCCGCTTCCATCTCAAGGATTATCGTATGCGAATAGCGAAGATTTAATGATGAAAGGAAGACCGAAGGAGTACGAAAGTGATTATTGTCTTGTCGGAattgttaaacaaaaatttaacgaaTGTTCGATACCTTACAAATGCATACAAATGATAATGAATAAAGATAATCCAAAAGGATATCCTCTTACGCATAGATTACTTATTATACAAACTTTAAGAGCAGTAAGTTTATCAGTAAACATagttgtttaaatatttcatcaaagaaaaagatacgataacgttatgtaaatataaatgaatattatagaTGGGATGTAAGGAAAATCGAATGATACCATTTTTGAAATTGTTACCTACTTATTGTTCTCGTATTCTTCAAGATATGATAGACATTGAAGCGATCGGATTTCCTTATAATGCACGAGATCTATTAATGGAACAAGGTAAAGAATTATGACGTTTacttataattatgataattctAAAATTGATCCTTGTATGTCACTTGAATTATAGTTGTTTTATGTGGATCAGAAGGATATTTGGAATTCATGGATAAACATTATGAGGATTTAATTTTAAGCTGGTCTCATCCTAGTGGTTGTTACAGCGCATTTGGGTAtgcgagtatatatatatatatgtgtgtgtatgtgtatatatatccatttatattacgatttcttaacatataataaatatttttgaattttttaaattctttaacaGTTATGGAGAGTTTATACCGAAAAGTAATATGAATACCGATTTTGGATGTGATAGCCACGCTACAGGTCTTGGAGCTGCAAGTTTAGCATTATTTATTCGCAAAGATATAGAAACTGCATTCCaataaatatagattaaatttttatttttacgtacgtatatacataaatacaaacatatatagtAAATGAGAAACAACGAatgattcaataaaaatatcatggaaatacgttattatttttatgtgacCATTGTActgatttatttgttttattataagataattcgaaatatttccttccgtatgttttaaaaaatttaaattattcgcgATTATTTTTAACTCGCGGTTAAGATACGTCAACCAATCACGTTCTTTGTGCTAATAATCGATTCATCGATTGGTTAGTTATTGGCTATGAATCGATATATTCAAGTCACATGACTTCCAACCAATAAGCATAATCGAATATCCAGCTTCTCTTTTGCCGCTACTACCTTTGGAGAAGGTTATTGTTTTTACAGTACTCCCACGCTTTTTTATCCCTACCATGAACTAAACACGGTAGTTGTCGATCGTTGCCCATTGTTGCTCATTGCGATTGCGGTGAAAAAATGTCTTATGTatacttatttcattttataatttaaaatatggaCAGTGAACGAATAAGGAACGACTCGcaaaaaacaaatgaaaatgttgaagatagaaaatataagacAGATCTTGGATTGTCTACAACTGCGGCTTTGAGTATTTTACAAAGTGATATTAAATGCGTTTTACAAGATTACGAAGATGAATGCAGAAGAAACAAGTAATCGAATATTAAACGTTCCTCTTAACTGATTAATAATGTTCGATTGcatgttatttatttaggGTTAACTACAGTCCAGTTTGGTTAAGTGTCATTATTAAAACTTCAAATTAATCAAACATAGAAAAAGCTGACACAGCGCTGATCCAAAGGATTTGTTAAGACTTTTAAATGTCGACAATTTGtgcaatttttctttgaaagttCTATTTTGACTACTTGTTTATGTTAtgattatatgttatataatttgacatataacatatgtatgtttagAAGATACAAAGCTTGGCTGAAGGATGCATTACATCATCGTAGTCAATATACAACTCTTTGTTGGACATCAGCAATTGCATTGTTAATCAATGGGCTCacacttattattatatatttgtctataGGCGAAACATGgtacgaaatataaaatatagaatatcttcattttataAGCTATGTATTATGaatgttgaaatatataaatgttctaTTATAGGTATTCAACACTGCCATATGAAGGATTAATCATTTGCTGCTTAACaatcttaaattttattctagtTGTGTCAGATAACAAATTACGTCATAATGAGATTCCTAGTAGAATTTATGTTCTTTTAAAACAACTTGAGAGTATGTTAATTTGTagaacaattattatatactttatatacaatagtaaaatttatttaaagaattaattttgtattattatattttagatgCACAAGCTAGATGTAAATGGAATGTTGAAAATTATCCACATTTATGTACACCTCTATCACCATGTTTAACCTTACAATGGACATATCGCGATGGCCAAATAGTTAATTTACCTTGGGCATTACTAGTTGTTGGAGATATAATTGTGATGAAACCTGGTCAACAGTCCCCTGGTTATTGTGTTCCATATGATGTGAGTTTTCCATGAATTAACCTTTTTTTGTAAAGTAATAGCTTAATGATTTATGTACAATACTCTTTATTTCTAGGATCCTGATGCATCAGCTTTGCATACACGAGAAGTTTATAGCCCACCAGTCCATAgtgtaaatgaaatattttccacACCACAATCAAGGCTACCATTGAAAAATAAGTTATACAAATTACAAGAAACTCCATATTTGACAAATCTTAGAATGGCTTTAGATCAGGCTCTTGACAGGCCTGTTACGTATCATAATCGCAAACGTTTTCTTGTGATGGTCTGTTATATAGAACAATTGGCCTATCCACTTATTTTAAGTATCATTGTGGCCATTAATTTGTTTCGTTACTTATATCTGTCAGAACTCTTTGGTATAGGAAGCTGGGTTGAAATGTTTCTATTACAACCAGTAGCAGTGACTCTTCCATTATTACCAGTAATTTTTCCTACTTGCTGGATTTTTTTAAACTGTATGGGAATGGCACGTTTTAAAGCTCTGTGCAAGCTTTATCAGTCTTCAAAGAAACTTCAGGTTagacttttgtttttataatatacagctatataaagtatcttttataatatatacatcttttataataaagataatacatGTAGTTTGTAGATCCTTTCGAAGATGCAGATATTTCAACTCCAAGTCAtcctgaaataatttataattggtTTGAATTGAAGGaacactttttaaatattctttgtgGAAAAGAGCATATGATGTCAAGATCTGCAAATATTCTTCATGTTTTGGGTTCTGTCACAGTATGtggaattatatatgttagatGTTAACACATCCATGGACACAACGTGAATAGATAATTTATGCACAGAAAAAGTCATGATATTTTGTAAAGTATGAAACATACAGGTCAGTTGTATAATCacagtatatttatatagtatattattcaATAAGCACAAGTACTTTGAATATCCACGAATGTGTTAACATCATAACATATGAAGGTATCAAAAagtcttataaaatatatgtattttaggCATTATGTTGTGTAGATAAGAAAGGCATTCTTTCTTGGCCTAATCCAACTGCAGAAAAGGTTTTCTTCCTACATAATTCCAATACTTTATCAGCAGCTTCAaggtgaataataaatatatttgaataatatgtaaaaataacataaaaaaacatgggatttactatataattattttctattagcacTGGCAGTTTAGCAAAAACAACAGAGCCTATGCCCAATGAGgagaatacaaaagaaatttccAATAGGGCATGTTATGTGCAACATggtaataatttgtaataataaaaaagtaagaatcttcattatgataatttttttttttttttttgcagagATATCTCATTCTACAGCAGAAGTATTGGATCTTACACATGACCATGCTTTACCATTTCGTTTGCAATTTGACGATCATTCTTGGAGACAacatttaaattcattaaaaccTCTGGGTTTAGCAATTCTTTTGAACACATGTAATATGGAAACTCAAGAACATTATACTCAATTTTGTTGCCATGTTACTTGTGAAGCTGTTTATAACGAAAATCTTGTGCCGGTCACAAACAGAcggtatattttataattatattataatttgctGAGTCATGAAGAATTGTattagaatcttttttcttgtgttGTTAGATGCCTATGCGAATTGGCGAAGCAAATTGGATTTCGAGATCAAgcacaaaaaatatttcaattagaaAGGCAATTATCTACATTCAGACATGTGGTATGTTATAAACAGTTATAAAACAgctcattatatatatttattcttgaacttttaataaatataattgattgaTTTCAATTTATAGCAAGCAGACAAAGttaaaagagatattaaatttgcACGATCTCTGAGTATTGCAACAAAGTTGAAATTTCCATTCCCGCATATGGTTGCTGTGGTGGTAAAAGAACGTAGCGGTGGTAGTCTACAATTGTTAACACAAGGTACTGCAGATATAATTCTTGATTCGTGCATTGAATTTTGGGACGGCCATGATCTTTGTCCCCTTTCTGCGTCTGATAGGTATATTTTTCACGATTCatcttaatatattaattgtgaCTTAATTCATCACAATAAGTTTACAAAACAGTTTCAATCatgttttctatataaatacgttAATTGTGTATTTTTTAGGAAAAAAGTACAagatttttatcaaagaaCAAGTTTAACATCATACTGTACTGCATTTGCTTATAGACCATTAACTAAAGGTGTTAATAAGAGAAtgtcagaaatatatatagaacttCCTGCAGACagtaaacatttatatactcCGCACAGAAGTCCAACTCCCCTACCATGGGATTTTAGAAATGTTCTTGACcctaaaataaaaggaatgcTTGGACAATTTCATTCTACAGGTAAAattagtatttaatatatttagtataaGTTATTATgttcaaatgtatatttatatatatttttattacagattCCTTATTgtgtaatgaaaataatgatgatgatgtaaATGATGTTGAAAGTTGTTTTGAACTTCAATGTAATCAAGTATTTATAGGAATGGTAACTATGCAGTATCAAGCTCAGACTGACATGGTAAAATATTGTGTTTGTTAATGAGATTATAtccataaatttatttgtgtTTATCTATTACGTACTTACCAGGTCCAGTTGATTGAACAGTTAGAAAGGGCCTGCATAAGATTCGTTCATTTCAGTAAAGAGAATGAATTACGTTCTCGTGTATTCTCGGAAAAAATGGGACTTGAGAGTGGATGGAATTGTCACATATCATTGCTCACAGAAAGGACTAGGTAAATAATcataatcttatatatttattatttgcaaatttctggcttttttttttgtaatggGAAAA contains:
- the LOC127065037 gene encoding uncharacterized protein LOC127065037 isoform X2: MSTKNHNLKVCCFCGLTEDNELEFGKFHEYRGIVTHYYCLLLSSNMEQKGNDNEGILGFLVEDIRKELRRGKRLICFFCKKNGATLGCCNTKCKRIFHYPCGLRAGTLHQFFGEFRSYCIKHRPKQKFDEYKKNVVKENTDTLCYICYDNVNPKNFIGTLWAPCCKKDAWFHRKCVQQLAMNAGYFFKCPLCNNKKEFQKAMLQHGIFIPSQDASWELEPNAFQELLYRHDRCDAITCLCPKGRNYTSMNAKWELALCRTCGSQGIHMACGQLKWANPVWSCDECISILDKVQQSAKNVPETINITYRDIDTDTSDSEISVGGTQDKDNLSMLSYSHACPAPQSFKLTSNEISTNTACENNCSSSSQNVSATSSVNFQGRSTNVVALSLSEDKNISQIDQEENLSQTEKSVLQKNKTSGILQTDQEKSVLQKDQKNIILQTDQEKSVLQTDEKKNVLKTDQEKSILEIVQEKNVLQKNQGKSALESSQEKNILQTTKDKNFQSMQVSISSSKVDLILIDSDEDDIEIISTSKRLNIEDLTSYDTKTKINNLDQSKNISFIQSEMTEKRNNEIKEEKKFSGNENHRNFDNSPVMNIKISNVTSVSPEVFENVPDLKSSGNHKLLEVNSSPSMNFSNTEEFQTKNTRLSSSKCHCNEVGINSKRKHETNICVIGTHTNGIKTVVIDKSKKVKVNDLEENMKASCSAISYNEAKLQNENPINVKLSQKSMEDRSTYMNQQIFESSNYKKNKISHKSNTTNIFPSKLQLTNHNITENQINNTSSLISDQSTSADVIVTHVQNSNTYQSLNTEQNFTNTKMMSSQNSDGLGIKDEIRSILRQCDGNAGTSFASESTDDHARTKDDRIHPKGASVKRKWTKLLQPSDFRGNGCDEHIPSNACSVFSEIASNPNACDRPRLIPESVQLQDLKFKVCDSNNVQEYQA
- the LOC127065037 gene encoding uncharacterized protein LOC127065037 isoform X1 codes for the protein MSTKNHNLKVCCFCGLTEDNELEFGKFHEYRGIVTHYYCLLLSSNMEQKGNDNEGILGFLVEDIRKELRRGKRLICFFCKKNGATLGCCNTKCKRIFHYPCGLRAGTLHQFFGEFRSYCIKHRPKQKFDEYKKNVVKENTDTLCYICYDNVNPKNFIGTLWAPCCKKDAWFHRKCVQQLAMNAGYFFKCPLCNNKKEFQKAMLQHGIFIPSQDASWELEPNAFQELLYRHDRCDAITCLCPKGRNYTSMNAKWELALCRTCGSQGIHMACGQLKWANPVWSCDECISILDKVQQSAKNVPETINITYRDIDTDTSDSEISVGGTQDKDNLSMLSYSHACPAPQSFKLTSNEISTNTACENNCSSSSQNVSATSSVNFQGRSTNVVALSLSEDKNISQIDQEENLSQTEKSVLQKNKTSGILQTDQEKSVLQKDQKNIILQTDQEKSVLQTDEKKNVLKTDQEKSILEIVQEKNVLQKNQGKSALESSQEKNILQTTKDKNFQSMQVSISSSKVDLILIDSDEDDIEIISTSKRLNIEDLTSYDTKTKINNLDQSKNISFIQSEMTEKRNNEIKEEKKFSGNENHRNFDNSPVMNIKISNVTSVSPEVFENVPDLKSSGNHKLLEVNSSPSMNFSNTEEFQTKNTRLSSSKCHCNEVGINSKRKHETNICVIGTHTNGIKTVVIDKSKKVKVNDLEENMKASCSAISYNEAKLQNENPINVKLSQKSMEDRSTYMNQQIFESSNYKKNKISHKSNTTNIFPSKLQLTNHNITENQINNTSSLISDQSTSADVIVTHVQNSNTYQSLNTEQNFTNTKMMSSQNSDGLGIKDEIRSILRQCDGNAGTSFASESTDDHARTKDDRIHPKGASVKRKWTKLLQPSDFRGNGCDEHIPSNACSVFSEIASNPNACDRPRLIPESVQLQDLKFKVCDSNNVQMILYDTFSVNIKMDTATKNHVKDSSTSTGISSMRNTLLEMNDESTVATCSRTSNPYNPHLINDKDKHTSDTIVSKNVINQRDNVKENFNPIMQTFFANISNNFSIVNAFDDKCQSMTR